In a genomic window of Acropora muricata isolate sample 2 chromosome 2, ASM3666990v1, whole genome shotgun sequence:
- the LOC136893101 gene encoding carbohydrate sulfotransferase 4-like produces the protein MILNACTSRDVDCKIVFLVRDPRDVIPSSKSVGFYIAMPRVTFLGAVRVCTVIREIKHRSNYWRCKETKENLEIIRKLDDSLKNSIKLQRYEDLVLNPLKALTGLYEFAGLSELESVKTRLNETTRKTRGDCNEMDGEQATCTKDDAWVAANRWRWKVHPQEISIIEQYCKETMRLMGYTPVDMPSELLSNQAIPLFSQNYEAKHWFLH, from the exons ATGATTCTTAATGCTTGCACCTCACGGGACGTCGATtgcaaaattgttttccttgtgCGAGATCCACGAGATGTTATTCCATCTTCGAAGAGTGTTGGCTTCTATATAGCGATGCCACGGGTGACTTTTCTAGGCGCGGTACGCGTCTGTACAGttattagagagattaagcaccgc tctaactATTGGCGGTGTAAAGAAACCAAAGAGAACCTGGAAATCATACGAAAGCTAGACGATTCGCTGAAAAATAGTATTAAACTTCAACGATACGAGGACCTGGTATTGAACCCACTGAAGGCTTTAACAGGTTTATATGAGTTTGCGGGACTATCTGAGTTAGAAAGCGTTAAGACAAGGTTAAATGAAACTACCAGAAAAACTAGAGGTGATTGCAATGAAATGGATGGAGAGCAAGCCACGTGTACCAAAGATGATGCATGGGTTGCAGCGAATCGCTGGCGATGGAAAGTTCATCCACAGGAAATCAGCATCATTGAACAATACTGCAAAGAGACAATGCGTCTTATGGGATACACACCGGTGGATATGCCAAGCGAACTTCTATCGAATCAAGCAATTCCACTCTTTAGTCAAAACTACGAAGCAAAACACTGGTTCTTACATTGA
- the LOC136908983 gene encoding carbohydrate sulfotransferase 5-like has protein sequence MVFRRITRKKCLKQFLVLLWLAALLWFCISLVKTYKTIPQVNAVSQTQLVPEFLLKDYLDETQVENEENHLKTGVKKTLIIVSHGRSGSSLVGDIFNHHPSVFYMYEPLQTVIRVFDSLNRNHINSVPSYWDLSKEFLDAVLRCKFNNQRFLSDIEDFYRKQRHPRVSQAIASPPLCPYKPSDLKWKPNLCPPMTKESLASTCRKEYDLTVLKVLISRIPENTIKIILNACTSRDVDCKIVFLVRDPRAVIPSSKALGFFRDAAGDIAMRGTRLYSYWRCKETEENLEIIRKLDDSLRNRIKLQRYEDLALNPLKALTGLYEFAGLSELESIKTWLNDTTRKNRGDCNEMDGEQATCTKDDAWVAANRWRWKVHPQEISIVEKYCKEAMRLMGYTPVDMSSELLSNQSIPLFSQDYEAKQWFLH, from the coding sequence ATGGTCTTTCGACGAATAACCAGGAAGAAGTGTCTGAAGCAGTTCCTTGTTTTGCTCTGGCTAGCGGCCCTCTTGTGGTTCTGCATTTCCCTTGTCAAGACATACAAAACGATCCCGCAAGTGAACGCAGTGTCACAGACTCAACTGGTGCCAGAATTTCTTCTCAAAGATTACCTTGACGAAACCCAAGTAGAAAATGAGGAGAATCACTTAAAGACGGGCGTAAAGAAAACCTTAATCATTGTTTCTCATGGTCGTTCTGGATCCTCTCTTGTCGGAGACATTTTTAATCATCATCCTTCAGTGTTTTATATGTACGAGCCGCTTCAAACAGTCATACGAGTTTTTGACAGTTTAAATCGAAATCATATCAACTCAGTCCCAAGTTACTGGGATCTTTCAAAAGAATTCCTCGACGCAGTATTACGCTGCAAGTTTAACAATCAACGATTTTTAAGCGACATCGAAGACTTTTACCGAAAACAACGTCACCCTCGTGTGAGTCAAGCCATTGCATCACCACCTCTGTGTCCATACAAACCATCAGATCTAAAGTGGAAGCCCAACCTCTGTCCGCCGATGACTAAAGAATCACTGGCTAGCACTTGTAGGAAAGAATACGATTTAACTGTTTTGAAAGTTCTCATCTCTAGAATACCCGAAAATACAATCAAGATAATTCTTAATGCTTGCACGTCTCGGGACGTCgattgtaaaattgtttttcttgttcgaGATCCTCGAGCTGTTATTCCATCTTCCAAGGCTCTTGGTTTCTTTAGAGATGCCGCGGGTGACATTGCAATGCGCGGTACGCGTCTGTACAGTTATTGGCGATGTAAAGAAACCGAAGAGAACCTGGAAATCATACGAAAGCTAGACGATTCACTGAGAAATCGGATTAAACTTCAACGATATGAGGACCTGGCATTGAACCCACTGAAGGCTTTAACAGGTTTATATGAGTTTGCGGGACTATCTGAGTTAGAAAGCATAAAGACATGGTTAAATGATACTACGAGAAAAAACAGAggcgattgtaatgaaatggaTGGAGAGCAAGCCACGTGTACTAAAGATGATGCATGGGTGGCGGCGAATCGCTGGCGATGGAAGGTTCATCCCCAGGAAATCAGCATCgttgaaaaatattgcaaaGAGGCAATGCGTCTAATGGGATACACACCGGTGGATATGTCAAGCGAACTTCTATCCAATCAATCAATTCCGCTCTTTAGTCAAGATTACGAAGCAAAGCAGTGGTTCCTACATTGA
- the LOC136901771 gene encoding uncharacterized protein, which translates to MYFKNNQNVGNLLLFVVSHVVVKMAESFATNAVSRFRSPKTGEEESKLLQGSIPKSTAYKTKWAIKIFHEWQINRKVKGLVLAAGGAFKDYGDLYKVQSLCTDLANMDANALNYWLSKFVQEVANSEGKVYPARKFYGIICGIRRHLEETVGSEALNPLDASDKR; encoded by the coding sequence atgtattttaaaaataatcaaaatgtgggaaatttgttgttgttcgttgtaAGTCATGTGGTAGTGAAGATGGCGGAGTCTTTTGCAACGAATGCCGTAAGCCGTTTTCGTTCTCCAAAAACTGGGGAAGAAGAATCAAAGTTGCTGCAAGGGAGCATTCCTAAgtcaactgcctacaaaaccaaatgggcgattaaaatttttcacgaatggcagataaatagaaaagttaaaggtcTTGTACTTGCTGCTGGTGGCGCTTTTAAAGATTATGGAGATTTGTACAAAGTTCAGTCGTTGTGTacagatttggcaaatatggatgCCAACGCTTTAAACTACTGGCTGAGTAAATTTGTCCAGGAGGTTGCGAATAGTGAAGGGAAGGTGTATCCAGCAAGGAAATTTTATGGAATTATCTGTGGCATCCGAAGGCATTTAGAAGAAACTGTGGGAAGCGAAGCATTAAATCCTTTAGATGCTTCGGATAAACGGTAA
- the LOC136890564 gene encoding DNA-directed RNA polymerase II subunit RPB9-like: MSVRGLEDDGPGFVGIKFCQECNNMLYPKEDKENKVLLYACRNCDYQQEADNSCIYVNKITHEVNELTQIVTDVIADPTLPRTDEHQCPKCRHKEAVFFQSQSSKADQMRLYYVCTAVNCGNRWTE, translated from the exons ATGAGTGTGAGAGGCCTTGAAGACGATGGTCCGGGCTTTGTTGGTATCAAATTTTGTCAAGAATG TAACAATATGTTATACCCCAAAGAAGACAAAGAGAACAAAGTATTATTATATGCT TGCAGGAACTGTGACTATCAACAAGAAGCAGATAACAGCTGTATCTACGTTAACAAGATCACTCATGAAGTCAA TGAATTGACGCAGATCGTTACAGATGTCATTGCTGACCCAACATTGCCAAGGACAGATGAACATCAGTGTCCCAA atGCCGCCACAAAGAAGCAGTGTTTTTCCAATCACAGTCAAGTAAGGCAGAT CAAATGAGGCTGTACTATGTCTGTACAGCGGTTAACTGTGGCAACCGATGGACGGAGTGA